DNA from Acidobacteriota bacterium:
CGACGCGAATGATGCCTGACCACGGCCGACCGCCCCGCGGGCCGCGGCGCTCGCCCACGACCTCGGTCGACGCCTCGAAGCTCACCTGCACGACCGCGTCGCTCGTCACGTCGGCTTCGAGGTACCGCCGCGAATACACGATGCGGCCGTTCTTGACCACATCGATGGCGTCGATCGGAGCCGTGCCGTACACCCGGCATTCCAACTCTCTCCGGTTCGTGGCGGGCTGTTCCCGTCCCATGGGGACTCCATTGAGCCACGCGTCGAGGACGATGCGTTCGCCGGTGGTCGCATACGTCGCCCGACTGCGCAGCGCGTTGAAGATCGCTTCGCCCGTGTTCTCCGCCGCCAGGACCGCGGCGAGTCCGCCAAGTTGCGTACCCGAAGACTGTCCGGGCCCGCCCATGAAGCCGTAGCCCGGATGCCCGGTGTGGTTGTCCGACGCGCCGACGAACCCGATCCGGAACCCGTTCTGCAGGTACCGGTTTCCGAACCAGTCGAATGTGCCGTGGCTGGACTGGATCTCGACCAGCTTCTGCATCTCGGCGTCGCTGCGGGTCCAGTCGCCCGGCTGGTGGGCGTGCGGAATGATCAGCACGTCGTCACTCCGGTTCGCCGCTCGCAGTTCCGCGTAGAGCTCGTCGAGCAGAGGCTTTTCCTGCGTGCCGACGCGTCGTCGTCCAGGCACGTCGCGGAAGAAGACGTTGTGGTGTCCGCCGTCGGCCATCTGATTCGTCCACTCGAACCCGAGAATCGGCGTGAATCGCCCTGGCGCCCGGTACTCCTCGGCAAGCTGTTGCAGCGTCCGCCATTCGCCGTCGTCGAGCCAGCGGTCGTGCTCGGACAATGTGAGAAAGTCGAGTCGCGCCGCGTCACGCCCGAAGCGGAAGTAGCCTTCGGCGGAACCCTGTCCCTCCGCCATCCCGGTGTGACCGTGCGTCTCTCCCCAGTAGATGCGCCGAGCCGGATTCCTCTCGACGAGGATGGGGTTGCTGGCCCCTTGCAAGGTCCCGTCGGCGGTGCGCACTGTGAACCGATGGACGCCGTCGGGGCCGATGGCGACGTTCTCGATCTGCACCAGCGCTTCCGACGCGGCCGAAAGCGTCCGGAAGGGCTCGCCGTCCAGCAGCACCTCCAGTTCGCCTGGACCGGCTGACGCGACGTTGCGAAAGCGGTCCTCGGCGCGAACCGTCAGGGTGAATTCCTCGCCCGGTTCGACCACCGACGGGGCAATCGCGTTGAGAAAGCTCGCTTTCTCCTCTCCGACGACCTCGAACGACGGCCAGTCGGGCCAGAGGAGCACGCCGTCTCCGTCCAGGTCCACCAGGAACGGAAGCGGGACTTCGTCGTTGGACCACTCCTGCAGCTTCATGCCCGGCCCGCCGCCGGATCGATCCCCGTACGTCACGATCACCGTGTCTCCCTCTTGCAGCGCGGCGCCGCTCAAACGGAATCCGATCGCGGTTCCGGTAAGTCCAACCGGATAGGGCGCCCAGGGCTCGACGGCAGAGAGCCGGGCGTTCGGATTCGAAGAGCGGACGGTGACGAAGTCGGCGTCAGCGGCGCGCGTGGAGAGGGCGCCGTTTCGCCGCCCCTTGCCAAGGATCAGCCCGCCGCCTTCGGCGATCGGCCGGGCGCCGACGGTGTAAGTCTGCGTGACCGTGACGTACCCTCCCGCCGGAAAGGGCCCCTCGGAAGAGATCGTCAGGCTGCCCAGGGCTCCAGGGGCCTCGTCCAGGACCTGGAGTTGCCGGACCATGTAGCCGATGAGATCCGAAATGCGGTCGACCGGGATCGGTTGACCGGCACGCCCACGCAAGGCCGGGTTCAGGTAGGACGCGTTCTGGGGGAAGTCATCAGGGATGCGGCCGCGCTCTCGCGCGTATGCGTTCCCCCATTCCCAAAGAGTCCGGAACCTCGAGGTCAGTTCGTCAACGTCGTCCGTCGGAACAGCGGCCTCTTCCACCAGCGCGTCGACCCGGGCGCGTAGCTCTTGCGACAGGTAGTCGCCCGAGCCGCGCCGATCCTGAGCCGCTACGACCCCGGCAAGAAGAGCCAGGACGGTGATGGACGCGACGTGAACGAATCTCATGAGCGCTGAGTGCTCCGATAGGGTACTAGCTCAAAGCCAGCCGACTCCGCCCATCTGGAGGATCTCAGATGAGCCACCAAGCCGAGACCCGGATCGCCTCGCTCCTCGTGGTCGTCGTGGCCGCGGTTGGGGTCGCCTCCGCGAGCGAGATCCCTCGAACCGCCAGCGGCAAGCCTGATCTTTCGGGGAACTACGACATCGGTACCCTGACGCCGCTGCAGAGGAGTCCCGAGTTCGGAAACCGCCTCTTCCTCACCCCCGCCGAGGCCGAAGAGATCAGACGGAGCGCGGCCGAGAGAACAGCTCAGGGCTCTCGCCCCAGCGATCCGAATCGCCCACCCCCGCCTTTCACCGGCCGGTTGGGCGGTTACAACGAGTTCTTTCATGATCGCGGCACGGAGGCGGTTGCGGTCGACGGCAAGTACCGCACATCGCTCCTTACCGATCCGCCCGACGGCCGCCTTCCGCCCCTCACCGAGAGGGGGCGCGAGCGTCGCAAGGGCCTCTACGTACGGCGGAATCTGGCGGACAGGAATGCGAGCCCCGCCTGGTGGCGCGATCTCCAGGCCGGCCCCTACGACGGGCCTGAATCGCTGTCGATCGCCGATCGCTGCATCTTCACGCTCGAGGCAACGATCCCGGTGCTGCCGAAGAACTACAACAACCTCAAGACGATCGTGCAGACCGAGAGTCACGTGATGATCCTCATCGAGTGGATGCACGAAGCGCGCGTCATTCGAATCAGCCCTTCGCGGGCCGAAGCCAGGCATCTGCCGCCGGAGATTCGCTCACGCAGTGGCGATTCGGTCGGCTGGTGGGAGGGAGACACGCTGGTCGTCGACACGACCAACTTCCTGGAGGAGAGCTGGGGGACGGTCACCCTCTTCGGCGAGCCCTCGCCCCCGCACGATCAGCACGTCGTCGAGCGCTTCTCTCTCACCGACGAGAACACCCTTCTCTACGAATTCACCGTCAAGAGCGGTGACTGGGAGACGCCCTACAGCGGCGAGTACACCTGGCCCGCCACGAACGACAAGCTGTACGAGTTCGCCTGCCACGAAGCCAACTACTCGATGGGCAACACTCTCCGCGGCGCCCGCTTCCAGGAGAGGGAGGTCGCGGCGGAGGCGGGAGCCGGTCCGTAGCGTCCGCAACCTCGCTGAGGCCCTCGCCGCGCGGGGTCTGGCCCGACTCTCCAACAAGGCTTGAAGATCAAACGGGATTGGCGCTACACTGCTAGTTGCGCGGGCTCTGACAGCGCCCGCGAAAGGACCAGGGAGGGAGACAGACAAAGGAGGGACCAGCCGTGACCACCAGCACCTCTCGAACCTGCATCTGGATTCTTGCCGTGAGCCTGTGTGCGTTGCCGCTATCGGCCGACGGCCCGCAGACGGGGACGATCGACGGCCGCATTCTCGACGCCGAGGGGGAGGGCTTGCCCGGAGCCACGGTGACCCTCGAGGGTCCTCAGAGAACGACGAGCACCATCTCCGATGCCGAGGGGCGCTATCGCTTCGCGCTGCTGCAGGCCGGTGAGTTCACCGTCACCGCGGTGCTAGAGGGGCTGGGATCGGCCGAGCTTGCGACGACGCTCAATCCGGGTGAACGCCGGGGTGTCGACCTGACCCTGCAAGGGGGCACTGTGGAAGAGATCACGGTCCTCGGCGAGGCGCCGCTGGTGTCGAAGTACGAGACCGGCTCCATCAGCGCGATGAAGTCGGAAGTGGTCGAGAACGCCGCCTTCGCCACCCGCAACTACACTGCCACCATCCGCGCGCTGCCGGGGGTGGTCAACATCGGTGAGTTCGACTACCTGCCCGCGATCAACGGCGGCATTCAGAACGAGACGCAGGTCCTGGTCGATGGCGTGGATACCTCGAACACCAGGCGGCTGGGGGAGGCGCGCCTGATCATGCCGGCGTCGGCGCTGTCGGAGACCAGTGTTGAATCGATGGGCTTCGGCGCCGAATACGGCCGGGCGACCGGCGGCATCATCAACTCGACCGTCAAGACCGGCACCAACGTGTTTCACGGCGATGCCCTCTACGTCGGCCAGAATCCGAAGTGGAGAGCCGAGGACCAGTTCGGGCTGGAGCGGCCTGACGAGCAGATCAACAGCTACGAGGCGTCGCTGGGCGGGCCCATTTACCGGGAGAGGGCGTGGTTCTTCGCCGCTCACGCCGAGTTGACCGACAACAGGGTCGACCGATTGGGGAGCGGCGAGATTACCGACACCAGTCGAAGCTCGCAGCCGCGCATCCTCAAGCTCAACTACCAGCCCAACGATCGGCACCAGTTGGCAGGCACGTGGGTCGATTCGCGCGGCGACGGCATCGCCAACCCCGCTGTCACCGGCAACCTTGCCGCCATCACGAACCGTCCGCTCTACGCCAACGTACTGACTGCGAGCTGGAGCTTCGCCGCCACGAACTCGACCTTCATCGAGGTCAAGGTGTCCGAGCGCAAGGATCTCTTTCCTCGCACTCTCAAACACCCCAAGGACCCGGACGACCTTTGCCCCGAGTGCTCCGACAATCCGGGCGACAACAATTTCCGCTACCGCGATACGGCGCAGAGGAACGTTCGCTTCAACGGCGTGGTGAGCGGGAACGGGATCGGCTTCAACGACTTTCCCCGCGACACGGCCCATGGCTCGGCGACCATCTTCAAGGGGCGCAACGAGATCAAGTTCGGCATCGACATCCAGGACATTGCCTTCACCAACTATGGCAACGTGGGCAAGGAGTATCGCGGCCGGAACTTCTGTCTTGAGTGCCCCGGAGGCTACGTGACACCGCAGCGGATGCGGGTCTTCCAGGAGTCCCTGCCGTCCCACAGCGAGGGTGTCGAGAGCTCGGCCTATGTGCAGGACCGGCTCGACATCGGTGATCGCTGGAGCCTCCACATGGGCGTGCGCTACGACGCCGAGACGATCGACAACGACGTCGGCACGCGGGTCCACGATGACAACAACCTGGCGCCGCGCCTGACGGCCGTCTACGACGTCAATGCCGACGGCAGGCTGCTGGTGCGCGGGAGCATCGGACGCTACTACCAGAACATCGGCCTGGATTTCGCCTTTCGCGAGTTCAGCGTGCTACCCACCGGGCAGCAGAGCTACGACGAGTTCAACTGGAACCCCGCCACCCTGCGCTACGACCGCTTCCGCGTGAGCAGGAGGCCGGCGGGCGAGACCCAGACGCTGCAGCCCGTAGATCATCCGTACAAGGATCAGGTTGCGTTGGGAGTGGAGTGGCAGATCTCTCGCGACTGGGTGTTCAAGTCGAACGTGGTGGTGCACGAGACCAAGGACCTCTTCTTCGGCAACGACCAGTTCACCGCTGACGGTCTGGGGATCGTTCGCGTGGTGCGCAACTGGCCCGGCGCTTTCCGCGAGTACGAGGCCCTCAGCGTCGAGCTCAATCGCAGATTCCGCGACGGTTGGGCGTTCCGCTCCAACCTGACCATCGGCGACGCCACAGGAAACACGGCAAACTCAAACACCAACTCCAACCTCTTCGAGGGCCTCGGCGGCATCGAGGTGGGCACCGGCGCGACCAACGTCACCACCAGATTCCAGGACGGGAGGCTGGGTCACGATATCGATCGGCTGAACATCGTCGCCATGAAGCGTCTGGATCTGGGCGAGCACGCCGTGACACTGGGCGGCTTCTTCGCGGCGAGCACCGGCCGGTACTTCGGCCCGACGAATGCCACCACCGTGGCGCATCCGGTGACCGGCCTCGAGATCGACACCGTGGCCTTCACGGCGCCTCGGGACGGCCAGCAGTTGGACGACATCTACACGCTCGACCTGTCGGCCATGTGGTCCTTCCCGATCAGGGGCCGGATGGAGGGGACTCTCGGTTTCGAGGCCGCCAACATCACCGACGAGCAGAATGTGCTCCAAGTCGACACGAACACCCTCGCGCCGATCAACTCGCTCGCGGCCTGGCAGCTGCCGCGCGAGTTCCGCCTCAAGGCCGGGTTCCGCTTCTAACTAGCCCGGGTCGTGACCCGGCCTCGTTCCCGCGGGGCCGGGCTCGAGGCGGGCGCTAGCCAACGTCGGCGGCGCAGCGAAAGCCCATGTGTCCGGCCGCGCTGTCGGGCGTGTTGTGCGTACGGGCCGACAGGCGGTAGCGACTGCAGTAGGAGACGTGGCAGAGATACGACCCGCCGCGGGTGACGCGTGCCGTGCCGCTGACGGGACCCCGCGGATTGCGAGTACTTGGCGCGGCGGGATGCGCGCTCCACCAGTCGGCGCACCAGTCCCAGACGTTGCCGCAGACGTTGTAGAGGCCGAAGCCGTTGGGCTCGAACGCGTCGACCGGGCAGGTGCCGCGATAGCCGTCGAGCCCGAGATCGCGATTGGGAAAGCTGCCCTGCCAGACGTTGCAGCGATGCTCGCCATCGGGCTCGAGCTCGTCGCCCCAGGGTTGCGCCGTCTGTTCCACTCCTCCGCGAGCCGCGAACTCCCACTCCGCCTCGGTCGGGAGCCGGCATCCCGCCCACGCGCAGTAGGCAACGGCGTCGTGATGCGACACCTGGACGACGGGATGGTCCTGGCGCCGGGCGATCGACGATCCCGGTCCCTCGGGATGACGCCAGTCGGCGCCGCTGATCTTGCACCACCAACCCGCGCCCGGCAGACGGTCCTCGATCGCCGTGCGCCGGAGCCTGCGCGACAGGCGACCCTCGAAGACGAAGGACCAGCCCAGCCGCTCGCTGTCGGTCTGGTAGCCGGTCGCGTCGACGAAGGCGGCGAAGTCGGCGTTGGAGACGGCGCAGGCGTCGATGCGAAACGGGTCGACGAAGATCTCGCGCACCGGGGTCTCGCCGTCGCCCGGTATGGCATCGTCCGAGTCGGTGCCCATGAGGAACCGGCCGCCGTCGAGACGGACCATGTCGCGGCCGTTCGGTCCCGGAGCAGAGGTCGGCGCCGCGGCGGCCGGGTCCGCGCCGCCGGCCGGCCGATCGGCATCACGCGAGGGAGCGCAGCAGGTCATGGCGCCCGCACGATTCGGAGCTCGTTCAACCAGCGTAGAGACGCTCGGCGACGGCGGTCAGCTCCCTGACGATGCCGGAGTTGCCGGTGTCGTCGATCACGTTGTTGAATTCTCCCGGATCGGCCTCGAGGTCGTACAACTCCGACCGCGCCCAGCTCAGGTAGTTGAGCTTCCACTTGCCGGTGCGCACCATCAGGATGGGCGGCTTGCCGACGTAGCGGTCGTCCACCGTGAAGCTGCGATGGCAGAAGTAGTACTCCGAGTAGGCGTGCTCGCGCGGCGTGTACGCCCCGCCCTGGACCAGGGGCGCGAAGCTCCGGCCGTCGATCCCGGAGGAGGGACTCCCCAGCCCGCACAGCTCGGTCAGGGTCGGGAGCAGATCGGTGTGTTCGATGAGTTGCGTGCGGGCGGTTCCGGCTTCCATCCGGTCCGGCATGCGCACGATAAGCGGCACGCTGACGCTCTGCTCGTACATATTGTGCTTGGTCCACGTGCGGTGCGCGCCGGCCATCTCACCGTGGTCCGAGGTGTAGACGACCACCGTGTTCTTGTCGAGCCCCAGTTCGCGCAACGTGTCGAACACCCGCCCGACGTTGGCGTCCGTCTGGGAGATGTTGCCGTAGTAGCCGCGGATCGCGTCACGCAGATCGTCGTCCTTCTGGTCGTACCAGCCGCGCTGCCTGGAGCGAATCAGGTGCCCCTCGAAGCCGTCCTGCAGCTCCCGATCCGAACGCTCGGGCAGACTGAGAGTCACTCCGTCGTACATGTCCCAGTACTGCTTCGCCGGCACCAGCGGCGTATGCGGCATGTAGAACGACGACCACAGGCAGAAGGGGCGGTCCTTGTTCTCGCGCAGAAAGGCGACCGACTCCTCGGCGTAGAAGGTGTCCTGGAAGTACCTCTCCGGCAGAGTCGAGGCGGAGCCGCTGAGCCCGGTCGCGTACCCGCCGTCCGCGGGGTAGGCCGCGTACTGATCGTCCCGGAACGCCTGCTGCTCCGCCTGGGTGAGCCGCTTGTCGTGATCGGCTCGATAGAGCCTGTGGTCGAAGCCGTGCCGCCGCGTCTCGTCGACGAAGTGCATCTTGCCGATCGCGCCGGTGACGTAGCCGTGATCCTTGAAGTAGTGGGCGACCGTCCGCGCCTCGTTGGGCAGCGGGTCGCGCAGGATCCTCGCCCCGTGCCTGCAGGGGTGGAGGCCGGTGATGATCGACCCGCGGGAGGGGACGCAGACGGGCGCGTTGCAGTAGGCGCGGTCGAAGCGGACGCCGTCGGCGGCGATCTCGTCGATGTGGGGTGTTACGGCCTCGCTGCTGCCGTAGCAGCCGGACGCGGCGGTCTGATGCTGATCGGAACACAGGAACAGCAGATTCGCGCGGTTCGTCTTCGCGAAGCTGAAGGCGGCCCCCACGGCGGACCCCACCGACGCTGCGGCGACGCTCTTGACTGCCTGTCGTCGTGTGATCATGATGGTCGGAATCCTAACGCAGGTGGAGGAATCGGCCATGACTACGCACCGCCTCGGGACCGCCGCTCTCGCTGTCGCGCTGGTAGCGCTGACGCCGCTTCCTGTCCAGGCAGCTGAGCAGCCGAACATCCTCTGGATCATCGTCGACGACATGTCGGCCAATCTCTCTTCCTACGGAGAAACCGTGATCGAGACGCCGCATCTCGATCGCCTGGCGAGCCGCGGAGTGCGCTTCACCAATGCGTACGTCACGGCGCCGGTCTGCTCGCCCAACCGCTCGGCGTTCATTACCGGGATGTACCAGACCTCCATCGGCGCCCATCACCACAACAGCAGCCAGGGAGAGCTGAAGATCCACCTGCCTCCCGGCATCCGGCCGATCCCCGAGCTGTTCCAGGAGGCCGGCTACTACACCGCGATCACCGGCTGGCCCAACACGGATCGAGCCACCATCGGGAAGACGCACTACAACTTCGAGTGGGACCCGGCCATCTACGACGGCCCCGACTGGAGTCAGCGTCGACCCGGGCAACCCTTCTTCGCCCAGGTCCACCTCCCCGGCGGAAAGCACCGCGGCCGATCGCTCGAGTCGTTCCGCCAGATCAGCGATCGCGTCGAGAGGCTGTTGGGGAGCAGGACAGAACCATCCAGCGTGAAGCTCCCTCCCTACTACCCGAACGATCCGGTCCTGCTGGCGGATTGGGCGGCCTACCTCGACTCGGTGCGGCTCACGGACAAGTTCGTCGGCGACGTCATCGAACGGCTCGAGGACGAGGGCGACCTCGAAGACACGGTCGTTCTCTTCATGACCGACCACGGAATCAGCCATGCCAGGGGGAAGCAGTTCCTCTACGACGAAGGCATGCACGTGCCCCTGGTCATCGCCGGACCGACGATCGAGCCCGGGCAGGTCCGCGACGACCTCGTGGAGCACATCGACATCGCGGCCCTTTCGCTCGCACTCGCCGGCATCGAGATTCCCGACCACATGCACGCGCGCGACATCCTCGCCCGGGACTACCAGAAGCGGACGGCGGTCTTCGCCGCTCGCGACCGCTGCGACGAGACGGTCGACTACATCAGGGCGCTACGGACGACGCGCTTCAAGTACATCCGCAACTTCCTGCCCAACCGCCCCCATCTGCAACCCAACCTCTACAAGGACGGAAAGAGCATTGTCATCGCGCTGCGGGAGGCTCATGCTGCCGGAACGTTGAACGAGACGCAGCAGCTTCTCTTCGCTCCCACTCGTCCCGCGGAGGAGCTCTATGACCTGTCGGACGACCCGTTCGAAGTCCGGAACCTGGCCGGCGATCCGAAGCACCAGGCGCAACTGAAGAAACTCAGGAAGCGCCTGGACGACTGGATCGAGCGCACGAACGACCATGGCGCGGAATCAGCAGCCATGTACGACAGCGAAATGGCCGCGTACTCCGCGCGCGTGAGCGCGAACCCCGAATCGGCTGCCATCCTCAGCCACAACATCGCCCTGATGAAGCGCTGGGCGGCCGAAGGCAGGTAGGAGTTCAGTCGAACAGGCCGGTGGGCGAAGTCTTCGCGCCCGTGAAGTCGGGCCCTTCTTCACGCCAGCCGTTGAAGATCTTCTCTCCCATCAGGCGGGCGAACCGGGGCTCGTCGGCATAGCGCTCGAACACCTCGGGATACCGGGTATCGCCGCGTCGCTCCTGTGTCGAGAGATGCGGCCGGCAGAAATAGGCTGCGAGATTGATCCGCGCGCCAGGCAACTCCCGTCGCCAACCGCCGTGCCACGAGTTGCCATGCCAAATCGCGGCATCTCCTGGATTGAGGTCCATGGTCACGGCGCCTCGCGGCACCGTCCACTCGAGGGCGTCCAGTTCTTCCCGATCGAGCTTCTTCGCCATGATCGCCGGAACGGTCTCGTGGCCCGCCATCCAGTTCTCGTGGGACGTGGGCTGGCGCTGCTTTCGATGGCTGCCCGGGAAGAGCACCAGCGCGCCCGCTTCCCGGCTGTAGGGCGTCAGCGCGTAGTTGCAGTTGGCGACCAGGGACGTCTCGGTCATGCCGACTCGAACCCCGTCGGCGTGCACCGACAGGGGCATGCCACCGGGCCCACGAAAGTGACTGCCCATGGAAGACAACACGCAACTCTCACCAAGCAGCCAGGTGATCATCGCGAGCGGCTTCGGCTCCAGCAGGATCTCGGGGAAGACCGGATCCTCGAAGATCAGGTAGTGCTGATACGCCATACCACTGAAGTCGTCTGACGTGGCCGTGTCGGGATCGACCTTCTTGCCCGTGGTCCTTTCAACGCGCCGCAGGATGGCCGCCTTGGCGCGCTCGACCCGGTCTTCGGACAGGACGCCCGGGAGCACCGTGTACCCCTTGGTCTCGAGCTCGAGCAGGTTCTCGTTGAGATCGAGCTCCGCGATGCTTGCCAGCACCCGCTCGCGCGCTTTGTCGTCCCTGCCGGCCATCCGGGCGACTCTACAACTGCTACGGTCTAAACGAGGCGATCCTCGCCCCTGGTCGGTCCGGTTCTCAGGAGGAGCCAATGAGAGAGAAGTTCGTAGCCCTTCTGCTCGCCACTGTCGTGTCCTCCCCGGCAGTCTCG
Protein-coding regions in this window:
- a CDS encoding phytanoyl-CoA dioxygenase family protein; this encodes MAGRDDKARERVLASIAELDLNENLLELETKGYTVLPGVLSEDRVERAKAAILRRVERTTGKKVDPDTATSDDFSGMAYQHYLIFEDPVFPEILLEPKPLAMITWLLGESCVLSSMGSHFRGPGGMPLSVHADGVRVGMTETSLVANCNYALTPYSREAGALVLFPGSHRKQRQPTSHENWMAGHETVPAIMAKKLDREELDALEWTVPRGAVTMDLNPGDAAIWHGNSWHGGWRRELPGARINLAAYFCRPHLSTQERRGDTRYPEVFERYADEPRFARLMGEKIFNGWREEGPDFTGAKTSPTGLFD
- a CDS encoding sulfatase-like hydrolase/transferase — its product is MITRRQAVKSVAAASVGSAVGAAFSFAKTNRANLLFLCSDQHQTAASGCYGSSEAVTPHIDEIAADGVRFDRAYCNAPVCVPSRGSIITGLHPCRHGARILRDPLPNEARTVAHYFKDHGYVTGAIGKMHFVDETRRHGFDHRLYRADHDKRLTQAEQQAFRDDQYAAYPADGGYATGLSGSASTLPERYFQDTFYAEESVAFLRENKDRPFCLWSSFYMPHTPLVPAKQYWDMYDGVTLSLPERSDRELQDGFEGHLIRSRQRGWYDQKDDDLRDAIRGYYGNISQTDANVGRVFDTLRELGLDKNTVVVYTSDHGEMAGAHRTWTKHNMYEQSVSVPLIVRMPDRMEAGTARTQLIEHTDLLPTLTELCGLGSPSSGIDGRSFAPLVQGGAYTPREHAYSEYYFCHRSFTVDDRYVGKPPILMVRTGKWKLNYLSWARSELYDLEADPGEFNNVIDDTGNSGIVRELTAVAERLYAG
- a CDS encoding formylglycine-generating enzyme family protein, whose amino-acid sequence is MVRLDGGRFLMGTDSDDAIPGDGETPVREIFVDPFRIDACAVSNADFAAFVDATGYQTDSERLGWSFVFEGRLSRRLRRTAIEDRLPGAGWWCKISGADWRHPEGPGSSIARRQDHPVVQVSHHDAVAYCAWAGCRLPTEAEWEFAARGGVEQTAQPWGDELEPDGEHRCNVWQGSFPNRDLGLDGYRGTCPVDAFEPNGFGLYNVCGNVWDWCADWWSAHPAAPSTRNPRGPVSGTARVTRGGSYLCHVSYCSRYRLSARTHNTPDSAAGHMGFRCAADVG
- a CDS encoding sulfatase, whose product is MTTHRLGTAALAVALVALTPLPVQAAEQPNILWIIVDDMSANLSSYGETVIETPHLDRLASRGVRFTNAYVTAPVCSPNRSAFITGMYQTSIGAHHHNSSQGELKIHLPPGIRPIPELFQEAGYYTAITGWPNTDRATIGKTHYNFEWDPAIYDGPDWSQRRPGQPFFAQVHLPGGKHRGRSLESFRQISDRVERLLGSRTEPSSVKLPPYYPNDPVLLADWAAYLDSVRLTDKFVGDVIERLEDEGDLEDTVVLFMTDHGISHARGKQFLYDEGMHVPLVIAGPTIEPGQVRDDLVEHIDIAALSLALAGIEIPDHMHARDILARDYQKRTAVFAARDRCDETVDYIRALRTTRFKYIRNFLPNRPHLQPNLYKDGKSIVIALREAHAAGTLNETQQLLFAPTRPAEELYDLSDDPFEVRNLAGDPKHQAQLKKLRKRLDDWIERTNDHGAESAAMYDSEMAAYSARVSANPESAAILSHNIALMKRWAAEGR
- a CDS encoding TonB-dependent receptor, with amino-acid sequence MTTSTSRTCIWILAVSLCALPLSADGPQTGTIDGRILDAEGEGLPGATVTLEGPQRTTSTISDAEGRYRFALLQAGEFTVTAVLEGLGSAELATTLNPGERRGVDLTLQGGTVEEITVLGEAPLVSKYETGSISAMKSEVVENAAFATRNYTATIRALPGVVNIGEFDYLPAINGGIQNETQVLVDGVDTSNTRRLGEARLIMPASALSETSVESMGFGAEYGRATGGIINSTVKTGTNVFHGDALYVGQNPKWRAEDQFGLERPDEQINSYEASLGGPIYRERAWFFAAHAELTDNRVDRLGSGEITDTSRSSQPRILKLNYQPNDRHQLAGTWVDSRGDGIANPAVTGNLAAITNRPLYANVLTASWSFAATNSTFIEVKVSERKDLFPRTLKHPKDPDDLCPECSDNPGDNNFRYRDTAQRNVRFNGVVSGNGIGFNDFPRDTAHGSATIFKGRNEIKFGIDIQDIAFTNYGNVGKEYRGRNFCLECPGGYVTPQRMRVFQESLPSHSEGVESSAYVQDRLDIGDRWSLHMGVRYDAETIDNDVGTRVHDDNNLAPRLTAVYDVNADGRLLVRGSIGRYYQNIGLDFAFREFSVLPTGQQSYDEFNWNPATLRYDRFRVSRRPAGETQTLQPVDHPYKDQVALGVEWQISRDWVFKSNVVVHETKDLFFGNDQFTADGLGIVRVVRNWPGAFREYEALSVELNRRFRDGWAFRSNLTIGDATGNTANSNTNSNLFEGLGGIEVGTGATNVTTRFQDGRLGHDIDRLNIVAMKRLDLGEHAVTLGGFFAASTGRYFGPTNATTVAHPVTGLEIDTVAFTAPRDGQQLDDIYTLDLSAMWSFPIRGRMEGTLGFEAANITDEQNVLQVDTNTLAPINSLAAWQLPREFRLKAGFRF
- a CDS encoding DUF3604 domain-containing protein; amino-acid sequence: MRFVHVASITVLALLAGVVAAQDRRGSGDYLSQELRARVDALVEEAAVPTDDVDELTSRFRTLWEWGNAYARERGRIPDDFPQNASYLNPALRGRAGQPIPVDRISDLIGYMVRQLQVLDEAPGALGSLTISSEGPFPAGGYVTVTQTYTVGARPIAEGGGLILGKGRRNGALSTRAADADFVTVRSSNPNARLSAVEPWAPYPVGLTGTAIGFRLSGAALQEGDTVIVTYGDRSGGGPGMKLQEWSNDEVPLPFLVDLDGDGVLLWPDWPSFEVVGEEKASFLNAIAPSVVEPGEEFTLTVRAEDRFRNVASAGPGELEVLLDGEPFRTLSAASEALVQIENVAIGPDGVHRFTVRTADGTLQGASNPILVERNPARRIYWGETHGHTGMAEGQGSAEGYFRFGRDAARLDFLTLSEHDRWLDDGEWRTLQQLAEEYRAPGRFTPILGFEWTNQMADGGHHNVFFRDVPGRRRVGTQEKPLLDELYAELRAANRSDDVLIIPHAHQPGDWTRSDAEMQKLVEIQSSHGTFDWFGNRYLQNGFRIGFVGASDNHTGHPGYGFMGGPGQSSGTQLGGLAAVLAAENTGEAIFNALRSRATYATTGERIVLDAWLNGVPMGREQPATNRRELECRVYGTAPIDAIDVVKNGRIVYSRRYLEADVTSDAVVQVSFEASTEVVGERRGPRGGRPWSGIIRVEGAEVIGHRDPWFRHPGSYATERTGNEIRFRMVTRGRGAAILLRLRAADADTRVIVDMESTQETRGTGSDQREPQRLPARVETFRLGSLGGQVDRRELRVLDHTDALSVQVVSDQGDFDQDFRYADLDNPQAGDYYYVRVRQVDGAMAWSSPFWVGESPAGDSN